Proteins encoded together in one Rhizobium bangladeshense window:
- the gpt gene encoding xanthine phosphoribosyltransferase gives MSLPDKAFPVSWDQFHRDARALAWRLAGLDQTFKAIVCITRGGLVPAAIISRELNIRLIETVCIASYHDYVNQGDMVLLKGIAPELAENGGEGVLVVDDLTDTGKTAAQVRTMLPKAHFACVYAKPKGVPTVDTFITEVSQDTWIYFPWDMGFTYQEPIAKGAR, from the coding sequence ATGTCCCTTCCCGATAAAGCATTTCCCGTTTCCTGGGATCAGTTCCACCGCGATGCGCGCGCCCTTGCCTGGCGGCTTGCCGGCCTCGATCAGACCTTCAAGGCGATCGTCTGCATCACCCGCGGCGGCCTGGTGCCGGCCGCGATCATCTCCCGTGAACTGAACATCCGGCTGATCGAGACCGTGTGCATCGCCTCCTATCATGACTATGTGAACCAAGGCGACATGGTGCTGCTCAAGGGAATTGCGCCAGAGCTTGCCGAAAACGGCGGCGAAGGTGTGCTGGTCGTCGACGATCTGACGGATACCGGCAAGACCGCCGCTCAGGTGCGCACGATGCTGCCGAAGGCGCATTTTGCCTGCGTCTACGCGAAACCAAAGGGCGTGCCGACCGTTGACACCTTCATCACCGAGGTGAGCCAGGATACCTGGATCTACTTCCCTTGGGACATGGGCTTCACCTACCAGGAACCGATCGCCAAGGGCGCGCGCTGA
- a CDS encoding vitamin B12-dependent ribonucleotide reductase, protein MRIERRFTKAGQGAYADIEFRKATSEIKNPDGSIVFRLENIDVPAQFSQVATDVLAQKYFRKAGVPTRLKKVEENDVPSFLWRSIPDEAALKTLPKEEQTGSEVDARQVFDRLAGTWTYWGWKGGYFSSEEDAAAFKDELAYMLATQRVAPNSPQWFNTGLHWAYGIDGPGQGHFYVDPFTGKLTKSKSAYEHPQPHACFIQSVEDDLVNEGGIMDLWVREARLFKYGSGTGSNFSMLRGEGEKLSGGGRSSGLMSFLKIGDRAAGAIKSGGTTRRAAKMVVVDIDHPDIEEYINWKVKEEQKVAALVTGSKIVAKHLKAIMKACFNCEGDNGDCFDPAKNPALKREIRAAKKDQVPENYVQRVIQFARQGYKDLQFKTYDTDWDSEAYLTVSGQNSNNSVSIKDDFLRAVENDGEWNLTARKDGKVMKTLKARDLWETISYAAWASADPGIHFNTTMNDWHTSPAGGPIRGSNPCSEYMFLDDTACNLASLNLLQFKDKATKRINIGDYEHAVRLWTVVLEISVMMAQFPSKRIAELSYEYRTLGLGYANIGGLLMSSGIPYDSAEARAIAGSLTAIMTGICYATSAEMAGELGPFPNFAPNGESMLRVIRNHRRAAYGETSGYEALSIDPVALIHSENPDQDLAAHAKSAWDKALELGERHGYRNAQVSVIAPTGTIGLVMDCDTTGIEPDFALVKFKKLAGGGYFKIINRAVPEALRTLGYSESQIAEIEAYAVGHGNLNQAPAINPSTLKAKGFTDEKVEAVNAALKSAFDIKFVFNQWTLGADFLKGVLKVSDEQLADMSFSLLDHIGFSKKDIEAANIHVCGAMTLEGAPFLKAEHLPVFDCANPCGKIGKRYLSVESHIRMMAAAQPFISGAISKTINMPNEATVEDCKNAYMLSWKLGLKANALYRDGSKLSQPLNASLIEDENDEDALEELLQAPIAAQAVTVTEKIIERVIERVSREREKLPNRRQGYTQKATVGGHKVYLRTGEFGDGRLGEIFIDMHKEGAAFRAMMNNFAIAISLGLQYGVPLEEYVEAFTFTKFEPAGMVIGNDAIKNATSILDYVFRELAVSYLGRHDLAHVDTSDFSNTALGKGIQEGKTNLLSTGWTRGYKPTLVPGTGGERQVGEPKGAATAAPARAASTGTVTAFAGSAARKLEPTAAVSASEIVAFKRDYEERAKELAEEIAEEVLEEIASDATALFSDKAAADAATAKTEAKKMEAERRQRSIMQGYTGNMCSECQNFTMVRNGTCEKCDTCGATSGCS, encoded by the coding sequence ATGCGCATCGAACGTCGTTTCACGAAGGCCGGCCAAGGCGCCTATGCGGATATCGAATTCCGCAAGGCGACGAGCGAGATCAAGAACCCTGATGGGTCGATTGTTTTTCGCCTGGAGAATATCGATGTTCCCGCGCAGTTCTCGCAGGTCGCGACCGACGTTCTGGCACAGAAATATTTCCGCAAGGCCGGAGTTCCCACCCGTCTGAAGAAGGTCGAGGAAAACGACGTTCCCTCCTTCCTGTGGCGTTCCATTCCCGACGAGGCCGCGCTGAAGACCCTTCCCAAGGAGGAGCAGACCGGTTCTGAAGTCGATGCGCGCCAGGTCTTCGACCGTCTCGCCGGCACCTGGACCTATTGGGGCTGGAAGGGCGGCTATTTCTCTTCGGAAGAAGATGCGGCCGCCTTCAAGGACGAGCTTGCCTATATGCTCGCCACCCAGCGCGTCGCCCCGAACTCGCCGCAGTGGTTCAACACCGGCCTGCACTGGGCCTATGGCATCGACGGCCCCGGCCAGGGCCATTTCTACGTCGATCCCTTCACCGGGAAACTGACCAAGTCGAAGTCGGCCTACGAACATCCGCAGCCGCATGCCTGCTTCATCCAGTCGGTCGAGGACGATCTCGTCAACGAAGGCGGCATCATGGACCTCTGGGTGCGTGAAGCCCGTCTCTTCAAATACGGCTCCGGCACCGGCTCCAACTTCTCCATGCTGCGCGGCGAAGGCGAGAAGCTTTCCGGCGGCGGCCGCTCCTCCGGCCTGATGAGCTTCCTGAAGATCGGCGACCGCGCCGCCGGCGCAATCAAGTCGGGCGGCACGACGCGCCGCGCCGCCAAGATGGTGGTCGTCGACATCGATCATCCCGATATCGAGGAATACATCAACTGGAAGGTCAAGGAAGAGCAGAAGGTTGCAGCTCTCGTCACCGGCTCCAAGATCGTCGCCAAGCATCTGAAGGCGATCATGAAGGCCTGCTTCAATTGCGAAGGCGACAACGGTGATTGCTTCGATCCGGCCAAGAACCCTGCCCTGAAGCGCGAGATCCGCGCCGCCAAGAAGGACCAGGTTCCGGAGAACTATGTCCAGCGCGTCATCCAGTTCGCCCGCCAGGGCTACAAGGATCTCCAATTCAAGACCTACGACACGGATTGGGATTCGGAAGCCTACCTCACGGTATCGGGCCAGAATTCCAACAACTCCGTCTCGATCAAGGACGACTTCCTGCGCGCCGTCGAGAATGACGGAGAATGGAATCTGACCGCCCGCAAGGACGGCAAGGTCATGAAGACGCTGAAGGCGCGCGACCTCTGGGAAACGATCTCCTATGCCGCCTGGGCTTCGGCCGATCCGGGCATCCACTTCAACACGACGATGAACGACTGGCACACTTCGCCGGCCGGCGGCCCAATCCGCGGCTCGAACCCGTGCTCGGAATATATGTTCCTCGATGACACTGCCTGCAACCTCGCCTCGCTGAACCTGCTGCAGTTCAAGGACAAGGCCACCAAGCGCATCAATATCGGCGACTACGAACATGCGGTTCGCCTGTGGACCGTCGTGCTCGAAATCTCGGTCATGATGGCGCAGTTCCCGTCGAAGCGCATTGCCGAGCTCTCCTACGAATACCGCACGCTCGGCCTCGGCTACGCCAATATTGGCGGTCTCCTGATGTCGTCGGGCATTCCCTACGACTCCGCGGAAGCCCGCGCCATCGCCGGTTCGCTGACGGCGATCATGACCGGCATCTGCTATGCGACCTCGGCTGAAATGGCTGGCGAGCTCGGCCCGTTCCCGAACTTCGCGCCGAACGGCGAGAGCATGCTGCGGGTCATCCGCAACCATCGCCGCGCCGCCTATGGCGAAACCTCCGGCTATGAGGCGCTGTCGATCGATCCGGTCGCGCTGATCCATTCGGAAAACCCGGACCAGGATCTCGCCGCCCATGCCAAATCGGCCTGGGACAAGGCTCTCGAGCTCGGCGAAAGGCATGGCTACCGCAATGCGCAGGTCTCTGTCATCGCGCCCACAGGCACGATCGGCCTTGTCATGGATTGCGACACGACAGGCATCGAGCCCGACTTCGCCCTGGTCAAGTTCAAGAAGCTCGCCGGCGGCGGCTATTTCAAGATCATCAACCGCGCCGTGCCGGAAGCGCTGCGCACGCTCGGCTATTCCGAAAGCCAGATCGCCGAGATCGAAGCCTACGCTGTCGGTCACGGCAACCTGAACCAGGCGCCGGCAATCAATCCGTCGACGCTGAAGGCCAAGGGCTTCACCGATGAGAAGGTAGAGGCCGTCAACGCCGCTCTGAAGAGCGCCTTCGACATCAAGTTCGTCTTCAACCAGTGGACGCTCGGCGCCGACTTCCTGAAGGGCGTGCTGAAGGTTTCGGACGAACAGCTCGCCGATATGAGCTTCAGCCTGCTCGACCATATCGGCTTCTCGAAGAAGGACATCGAAGCCGCCAATATCCATGTCTGCGGTGCGATGACGCTGGAAGGCGCCCCCTTCCTGAAGGCCGAGCATCTGCCGGTCTTCGATTGCGCCAATCCCTGCGGCAAGATCGGCAAGCGCTACCTCTCGGTGGAAAGCCATATCCGCATGATGGCGGCTGCCCAGCCCTTCATCTCCGGCGCGATCTCCAAGACGATCAACATGCCGAACGAGGCGACCGTTGAGGATTGCAAGAACGCCTACATGCTGTCCTGGAAGCTCGGCCTGAAGGCCAACGCACTCTACCGTGATGGCTCGAAGCTGTCGCAGCCGCTCAATGCATCGCTGATCGAGGACGAAAACGACGAGGATGCGCTGGAGGAGCTGTTGCAGGCGCCGATCGCCGCCCAGGCCGTTACCGTCACCGAAAAGATCATCGAACGGGTGATCGAGCGTGTTTCGCGCGAACGGGAGAAGCTGCCGAACCGCCGCCAGGGCTATACCCAGAAGGCCACCGTCGGCGGGCACAAGGTCTATCTCAGAACCGGCGAATTCGGCGACGGCCGCCTCGGCGAGATCTTCATCGACATGCACAAGGAAGGTGCCGCCTTCCGTGCGATGATGAACAATTTCGCCATCGCCATCTCGCTCGGCCTGCAATATGGCGTGCCGCTCGAGGAATATGTCGAGGCCTTCACCTTCACCAAGTTCGAGCCGGCCGGCATGGTCATAGGCAATGACGCGATCAAGAACGCCACGTCGATCCTCGACTACGTCTTCCGCGAGCTGGCCGTCTCCTATCTCGGCCGCCACGACCTCGCGCATGTCGATACATCAGACTTCTCGAACACCGCGCTCGGCAAGGGCATCCAGGAAGGCAAGACCAACCTGCTCTCCACCGGCTGGACCCGCGGCTACAAGCCGACCTTGGTACCCGGCACCGGCGGCGAACGCCAGGTCGGCGAACCCAAGGGAGCTGCCACCGCAGCCCCTGCCCGCGCCGCTTCCACCGGTACGGTAACCGCCTTTGCCGGCAGCGCCGCCCGCAAGCTGGAGCCGACGGCCGCCGTCTCCGCCTCCGAAATCGTCGCCTTCAAGCGCGATTATGAGGAGCGCGCCAAGGAATTGGCGGAGGAGATCGCCGAAGAGGTGCTCGAGGAAATCGCTAGCGACGCGACCGCCCTCTTCTCCGACAAGGCCGCAGCGGACGCTGCAACGGCCAAGACGGAAGCCAAGAAGATGGAAGCCGAACGCCGCCAGCGCTCGATCATGCAGGGTTACACCGGCAACATGTGCTCGGAGTGCCAGAACTTCACGATGGTGCGGAACGGCACCTGCGAGAAGTGCGACACGTGTGGTGCGACGAGCGGGTGCAGCTGA
- a CDS encoding VanZ family protein produces MMILKLARPLAWLLLALILFVTVSPIGLRPDTVTTVDTDRGGAYVLLGLAFALAYPKQWKLVAVLLIIGAVAIEYLQYLTPTRHPRLHDAGFKALGAALGLLAGWVINKWRESKAPNSLPLAER; encoded by the coding sequence ATGATGATCTTAAAACTCGCAAGACCGCTCGCCTGGCTGCTGCTCGCCTTGATCCTCTTTGTCACGGTTTCGCCGATCGGACTCAGACCGGATACGGTCACGACGGTCGACACGGACCGCGGCGGCGCCTATGTTCTGCTTGGCCTCGCCTTCGCGCTCGCCTATCCGAAGCAGTGGAAACTGGTGGCCGTGCTGCTGATCATCGGGGCGGTCGCCATCGAATACCTGCAGTACCTCACTCCGACTCGTCATCCGCGGCTGCATGACGCCGGCTTCAAAGCATTGGGCGCCGCCCTCGGACTGCTCGCCGGCTGGGTGATCAACAAGTGGCGCGAGAGCAAAGCTCCAAACAGCCTGCCGCTGGCAGAACGCTGA
- a CDS encoding competence/damage-inducible protein A, translating into MSHDTVVTAAMLAIGDELLSGRTKDKNIGHLADLLTLSGIDLKEVRIVADDEEAIVEALNALRARYDYVFTSGGIGPTHDDITADAISKAFDLPCEYDEAAMMLLADMYRRREMEFTEARQRMARMPRGAVHIPNPVSTAPGFIIGNVYVMAGVPQVFQAMIDNVLPTLRTGTPVLSLAIACPYGEGDIGTPLAAIQKAHPDTSIGSYPRYIGQKFSTEIVVRGRAQATIDAAGAEVHAMIDAIRRKKDITENHSAEA; encoded by the coding sequence ATGAGCCATGACACCGTCGTCACCGCCGCCATGCTCGCCATCGGCGACGAACTTCTTTCCGGCCGCACCAAGGACAAAAATATCGGCCACCTCGCCGATCTGCTCACCCTGTCCGGCATCGACCTCAAGGAAGTGCGCATCGTCGCTGACGACGAGGAGGCGATCGTCGAGGCGCTGAATGCGCTTCGCGCCCGTTATGATTACGTCTTCACCTCGGGCGGTATCGGGCCGACGCATGACGACATCACCGCCGATGCGATCTCAAAGGCTTTCGACCTGCCCTGCGAATACGACGAAGCGGCGATGATGCTGCTTGCCGATATGTACCGACGCCGCGAGATGGAGTTCACCGAGGCGCGCCAGCGCATGGCACGCATGCCGCGGGGAGCCGTCCACATCCCCAATCCGGTGTCGACGGCGCCTGGCTTCATCATCGGCAATGTCTATGTCATGGCCGGCGTGCCGCAGGTCTTCCAGGCGATGATCGACAACGTGCTCCCGACACTTCGGACAGGCACGCCGGTTCTCTCGCTCGCAATCGCCTGCCCTTATGGCGAAGGTGATATCGGCACGCCTCTTGCCGCGATCCAGAAAGCGCATCCGGACACCAGCATCGGTTCCTACCCGCGTTATATCGGCCAGAAATTCTCGACCGAGATTGTCGTGCGCGGCCGCGCGCAGGCGACGATCGATGCTGCCGGCGCCGAGGTGCATGCGATGATCGACGCCATCCGCCGAAAGAAGGACATTACGGAAAACCATTCCGCCGAGGCTTAA
- a CDS encoding universal stress protein — MSYKTILAILDTADNSAAVADFAFAIAAECGAHVIGLHAEIISAVPLVAPMEIPDPVAVQALQDMAHGETVAIERIFQAKAQATGASSEWRSFATSTGYGSAPLIESARSADLLIASQADPAKPSDSHVDVDNFLFETGRPVLMIPYVIRQPKPIKRVLIAWNGSKEAARATFDALPILKAAEEVEIFSVDPAETALQSPLTSGAEIAATLARHGVETTLATGHSVDRNASHVIENRLSDSSIDLLVMGAYTHSWLWQTIFGGTTKSLLQSMTALTLLSR, encoded by the coding sequence ATGTCTTACAAAACCATTCTCGCCATTCTCGATACAGCAGACAATAGCGCCGCCGTTGCCGATTTCGCCTTTGCCATTGCCGCAGAATGCGGTGCTCACGTGATCGGCCTGCATGCCGAAATCATATCGGCCGTGCCGCTGGTGGCGCCGATGGAAATTCCCGATCCGGTCGCCGTGCAGGCGCTGCAGGATATGGCGCACGGCGAAACCGTCGCCATCGAGCGCATTTTTCAGGCGAAAGCGCAGGCGACCGGCGCCTCCTCGGAATGGCGCAGCTTTGCCACCTCCACCGGCTATGGCTCCGCACCGCTGATCGAAAGCGCCCGCAGCGCCGATCTTTTGATCGCATCGCAGGCCGACCCGGCCAAACCGTCCGACAGCCATGTCGACGTCGACAACTTCCTCTTCGAAACCGGGCGGCCGGTGCTGATGATCCCTTATGTCATCCGCCAGCCGAAGCCGATCAAGCGCGTGCTGATCGCTTGGAACGGCTCGAAGGAGGCGGCGCGCGCGACCTTCGATGCGCTGCCGATCCTGAAGGCGGCCGAGGAGGTGGAGATCTTTTCGGTCGACCCGGCCGAGACGGCCTTGCAGTCGCCGCTCACATCAGGCGCCGAGATCGCCGCCACACTTGCCCGCCATGGTGTGGAGACGACTCTTGCGACCGGCCACAGCGTGGACAGGAACGCCTCGCATGTCATCGAAAACCGGCTTTCGGACAGCAGCATCGATCTTCTTGTAATGGGTGCTTACACCCATTCCTGGCTCTGGCAGACGATCTTCGGTGGCACGACGAAGAGCCTGCTGCAATCGATGACGGCACTGACCCTATTGTCGCGGTGA